In the Gymnogyps californianus isolate 813 chromosome 3, ASM1813914v2, whole genome shotgun sequence genome, one interval contains:
- the GJB7 gene encoding gap junction beta-7 protein isoform X2, producing the protein MSWGFLRDLLSGVNKYSTGIGRIWVAVVFIFRLLVYIAAAENIWKYEHDEFECNIKQPGCENVCFDHFFPVSHIRLWALQLIMVSTPSLLVVFHVAYRQNREKHHNQKLHKSPREIDGGLLCTYLISLILKTGLEIVFLVLFYKLYNGFKVPRLVKCDIRPCPNTVDCYISKPTEKMIFLCFLVATSCLCIVLNLSELSYLLFKYSIKCYLKRYIKKRQDSRSDCHKPEIIGHNRPAAAGAFHNSSLALPLNIQDECEKSSLT; encoded by the coding sequence ATGAGCTGGGGATTCCTACGTGATCTGCTGAGTGGAGTGAATAAATATTCAACAGGAATTGGAAGAATTTGGGTAGCAGTTGTGTTCATATTCCGCTTACTGGTTTACATTGCGGCCGCAGAAAACATCTGGAAATATGAACATGATGAATTTGAATGCAATATCAAGCAGCCTGGTTGTGAAAATGTCTGCTTTGaccattttttccctgtctccCACATCAGACTTTGGGCTTTGCAATTAATCATGGTCTCCACCCCTTCACTCTTGGTTGTTTTTCATGTTGCTTACCGacagaacagagagaaacacCACAACCAGAAACTTCATAAAAGTCCAAGAGAGATAGATGGTGGATTGCTGTGCACTTACCTTATCagccttattttaaaaacaggacttgaaatagtttttcttgttctgttttataaatTGTACAATGGATTCAAAGTACCCCGTCTTGTGAAATGTGACATAAGACCGTGTCCCAATACCGTAGACTGCTATATTTCCAAACCCACAGAGAAGAtgattttcctctgttttctggtGGCAACTTCATGCCTGTGCATTGTATTAAATCTAAGTGAATTGAGTTACCTCCTTTTCAAATATTCCATAAAATGTTATCTGAAGAGGTACATCAAGAAACGTCAAGACTCAAGAAGCGATTGCCACAAGCCAGAAATCATCGGTCACAACAgaccagcagctgcaggagcattCCACAACAGCTCCCTGGCCTTGCCTCTGAATATACAAGACGAATGTGAAAAAAGTTCGTTGACTTGA